One segment of Sphingomonas morindae DNA contains the following:
- a CDS encoding FAD:protein FMN transferase, translating to MSPMACAVCLRRTVLSSPALERAQPWLGTRVSIRVASPDAVKAAAAIAHAFAAIAHIHSRMSAQSPRSDLAAIARLAPGETATLDPETAACLAEALALADASRGVFDPVLPEAGGADWRDLVLQGGQVRVRRRLRIDLSGIAKGYAVDRACTLLQEAGLASALVNAGGDLRCFGPAEIVALRPYAPAPPAAIEIENGALASSDVAGSLAEYGAACHRHGRTARPMPPGFVSVVAPRCVDADGLTKLVLAESEAAIPLLQSRAAIAYLHRPDGDWRVIGAATPAAGAPCG from the coding sequence ATGTCACCGATGGCGTGCGCCGTCTGCTTGCGACGAACAGTCTTGTCTTCGCCGGCTCTTGAGCGCGCGCAACCATGGCTGGGGACGCGCGTGTCGATCCGGGTGGCAAGCCCGGACGCGGTCAAGGCGGCGGCCGCCATCGCGCACGCCTTCGCCGCCATCGCCCACATCCATAGCCGCATGAGCGCCCAGTCGCCGCGCAGCGACCTGGCGGCGATCGCCCGTCTCGCGCCCGGTGAGACGGCGACGCTCGATCCCGAAACCGCCGCCTGCCTCGCGGAGGCGCTGGCGCTTGCCGATGCGAGCCGAGGTGTGTTCGATCCCGTGCTTCCGGAGGCGGGCGGCGCGGACTGGCGCGATCTGGTGCTGCAAGGCGGGCAGGTGCGGGTGCGCCGCCGCCTGCGGATCGATCTGTCCGGGATCGCCAAGGGCTATGCGGTGGACCGCGCCTGCACCCTGCTCCAGGAGGCCGGGCTCGCTTCGGCCCTGGTCAATGCCGGCGGCGATCTGCGCTGCTTCGGGCCGGCCGAAATCGTGGCCCTGCGGCCTTATGCGCCGGCGCCACCGGCGGCGATCGAAATCGAAAACGGCGCGCTGGCGAGCAGCGACGTGGCGGGGAGCCTCGCCGAATATGGCGCGGCCTGCCATCGCCACGGCCGCACGGCCCGGCCCATGCCGCCCGGCTTCGTCAGCGTCGTCGCGCCGCGCTGCGTGGATGCCGATGGCCTGACCAAGCTTGTGCTGGCGGAGAGCGAAGCCGCCATCCCGCTTCTGCAGAGCCGCGCGGCGATCGCCTATCTGCATCGACCGGACGGAGATTGGCGCGTGATCGGCGCCGCGACCCCTGCGGCCGGTGCGCCATGCGGTTGA
- a CDS encoding FMN-binding protein — protein sequence MHARFFLLATIPASIGAPAWSEVYLTVAQAQATLFPQQTLTPDDRLLTPAQMAAIRTRSGVAPLSRRVRSWRARDGGRLFVDEVLGKHEFITLALALDPGGAVRALEILEYRESYGGEVRAPAWRQQFLGKRDGAPLVLDKDIRNNSGGTLSARHVTDGVRRLLATNSLVFAGS from the coding sequence ATGCACGCGCGCTTTTTCCTGCTCGCCACCATCCCCGCTTCGATCGGCGCGCCCGCCTGGAGCGAAGTCTATCTCACCGTGGCGCAGGCACAGGCGACGCTGTTTCCGCAACAGACCCTCACGCCCGATGATCGACTTCTCACCCCGGCGCAGATGGCGGCGATCCGCACGCGCTCGGGCGTCGCGCCGCTGTCGCGGCGAGTGCGCAGCTGGCGCGCGCGCGATGGCGGCCGGCTGTTCGTCGACGAAGTGCTGGGTAAACATGAATTCATCACCCTCGCGCTCGCGCTCGATCCCGGCGGCGCGGTGCGTGCGCTGGAAATCCTGGAATATCGCGAAAGCTATGGCGGCGAGGTCCGGGCACCGGCCTGGCGGCAGCAATTCCTCGGCAAACGCGACGGCGCGCCGCTGGTGCTCGACAAGGACATTCGCAACAATTCCGGCGGCACGCTGTCGGCGCGTCATGTCACCGATGGCGTGCGCCGTCTGCTTGCGACGAACAGTCTTGTCTTCGCCGGCTCTTGA
- a CDS encoding DUF6662 family protein, which produces MSIGTRLRAAALSLILILAGTTRAWAGEGMFSRAYTTDLTPAGHFELEQVVRTREGRAFGQYDATDFRSEFEYGVTDNFQASLYLNTNRMHATRTSDDDDELGQTGFTRHNFTVQSVSAEFVYRLLSPYKNRHGWGLAVYLEPEYDFHDLHNGLRYAPGTFALETRVIVQKNFMDDRLIMAYNLVLEAESIRFAHQPDTNSELDWNNELGVTYRVAPKLFVGAEFRNHNEYGNFTTHEHSVFWAGPAIHYASRNCWATLGWLRQFAGNPGHDEEGRDIGNTLFLRSHERNEVTFKLGLPF; this is translated from the coding sequence ATGTCGATCGGAACTCGGCTGCGCGCCGCCGCCCTTTCGCTCATCCTTATTCTGGCGGGAACGACGCGCGCCTGGGCGGGCGAGGGCATGTTTTCGCGCGCCTACACCACGGATCTCACGCCGGCCGGCCATTTCGAGCTGGAGCAGGTGGTGCGCACGCGCGAGGGGCGCGCCTTCGGCCAGTACGACGCCACCGATTTCCGCTCCGAGTTCGAATATGGCGTGACGGACAATTTCCAGGCCTCGCTCTATCTCAACACCAACCGTATGCATGCCACACGCACGTCGGACGATGACGACGAGCTTGGCCAGACCGGCTTCACCCGGCACAACTTCACCGTGCAGAGCGTATCGGCGGAGTTCGTCTACCGTCTGCTTAGCCCGTACAAGAACAGGCATGGCTGGGGCCTCGCCGTCTATCTCGAGCCCGAATATGATTTCCACGATCTTCATAACGGACTGCGCTACGCGCCCGGCACCTTCGCGCTGGAAACGCGCGTGATCGTCCAAAAGAACTTCATGGATGACCGGCTGATCATGGCCTATAATCTGGTGCTCGAGGCGGAGTCCATCCGTTTCGCGCATCAGCCAGACACAAATAGCGAACTCGACTGGAACAACGAGCTGGGCGTCACCTATCGTGTCGCGCCCAAGCTGTTCGTCGGGGCGGAGTTCCGGAATCATAACGAATACGGAAACTTCACCACGCATGAACATTCCGTCTTCTGGGCGGGCCCGGCTATCCATTATGCGAGCCGGAATTGTTGGGCGACGCTGGGCTGGCTGCGGCAGTTCGCGGGCAACCCCGGCCATGACGAGGAGGGCCGGGATATTGGCAACACCCTCTTCCTGCGCAGCCATGAGCGCAATGAGGTGACGTTCAAGCTCGGCCTGCCTTTCTGA
- a CDS encoding carotenoid 1,2-hydratase → MAPRPRRHARLLALAGLLLGAAAPAPAPYPVVRPGAAFVFPRDHGAHPAFRTEWWYVTGTLAPERGGAPLGFQITFFRVRPRIGEDQPSRFAPRQILLAHAALSDPALGRLRHAERAARAGFGLAGAALGDADVRLRDWRLRRLPDGRFVAHVAGEGFALDLAFRPRQPVLLEGEGGYSRKGPRPEQASYYYSLPQLAASGTVTRDGRATAVTGRAWLDREWSSDYLAGDAAGWDWTGLNFDDGGALMAFRIRRRDGGVLWAGGSYRARDGRVARLGPGDLRFDPLRRWRSPRSGAVYPVAQRLSVRLPGGVRRWVLTPFFPDQELDARAAGMPVYWEGAVATQGGSGYLELTGYVDPLRL, encoded by the coding sequence ATGGCCCCGCGTCCGCGTCGCCACGCCCGGCTGCTCGCGCTCGCCGGCTTGCTGCTGGGCGCCGCAGCGCCTGCGCCCGCGCCCTATCCGGTGGTGCGGCCTGGCGCCGCCTTCGTCTTCCCCCGCGATCATGGCGCGCACCCCGCCTTCCGCACCGAATGGTGGTATGTCACGGGCACGCTCGCGCCCGAGCGCGGCGGTGCGCCGCTCGGCTTCCAGATCACCTTCTTCCGCGTCCGCCCCCGCATCGGCGAGGATCAGCCGAGCCGTTTCGCGCCGCGCCAGATCCTGCTGGCGCACGCCGCCTTGTCCGATCCCGCGCTGGGCCGGTTGCGCCATGCCGAGCGCGCGGCGCGCGCCGGCTTCGGGCTGGCCGGCGCCGCCTTGGGCGATGCCGATGTGCGGCTGCGCGACTGGCGGCTGCGGCGGCTGCCCGATGGGCGCTTCGTCGCCCATGTCGCGGGCGAGGGGTTCGCGCTCGATCTCGCCTTCCGCCCGCGCCAGCCGGTGCTGCTCGAGGGCGAGGGCGGCTATAGCCGCAAGGGGCCGCGGCCCGAGCAGGCGAGCTATTATTATTCGCTGCCCCAGCTGGCCGCCAGCGGCACCGTGACGCGCGACGGGCGCGCCACCGCCGTGACCGGCCGCGCCTGGCTGGATCGCGAATGGTCGTCGGACTATCTGGCCGGCGACGCGGCGGGCTGGGACTGGACCGGCCTCAACTTCGACGATGGCGGCGCGCTGATGGCCTTCCGCATCCGCCGGCGCGATGGCGGCGTGCTGTGGGCGGGCGGCAGCTATCGCGCGCGCGACGGCCGCGTCGCCCGGCTCGGACCCGGCGATCTCCGCTTCGATCCGCTGCGCCGCTGGCGCTCGCCGCGCAGCGGGGCCGTCTATCCGGTGGCGCAGCGCCTCTCGGTGCGGCTGCCGGGCGGGGTGCGACGCTGGGTGCTGACCCCCTTTTTCCCCGACCAGGAGCTGGACGCCCGCGCCGCCGGCATGCCCGTCTACTGGGAGGGCGCGGTAGCCACCCAGGGTGGCAGCGGCTATCTCGAGCTGACCGGCTATGTGGACCCGCTGCGGCTGTAG
- a CDS encoding FtsX-like permease family protein — protein MAAEPGIVSGRLALRWLILGAWRAHPARLALTALAIAVGVALGFAVHLVNGSALASFEGAVTGVNGAAALQIRAATPLGFDETLYPRIATAPGVADASPVVRLDAQIGAARLTLLGLDVMRAGPITPSLIGAHPTGPDARGDGLFAPDALFLSRGVLRAAGVRLGQRVTVRARGRAVPFRVVGTLPGQGEQAIGTIDIAAAQSRFDRLGRLDRLDLALSDRALAERALPPRLPPGVMLTSGATQAAQGSALSRAYRVNLDMLALVALLTGGFLVFSAQSLAVARRLREFALLRTLGLPARHIIAAVVAEGLAIGLVGGLAGLAAGAGLARLALRWFGGDLGAGYFSGQTVRLVAQPGAAAGFFALGLAAAALGSLLPARIAARAAPAAALKNAGDLIDPRAPVAWKPALLLLLAGAGVALLPPLYGLPWSGFASMALLLAGGVAGVPWLARRLLAPWRGSERLGVAPGLALRHLAGAPSEAATALCGIVASTALTIAMATMVTSFRGAVDSWLGDVLAADLFVRADPASGFDAATRARLATIPGVRRIAFSRQLPLSLRPDRPPVTLIARPLAGGADPLLVPLGQRVPPAPGTAPLWVSEPAARLYGWRAGDRVTLPLGPAARFTVVGLWRDYARQSGALVIDADRYQALTGDALRDEAAILLAPGAQPDRVGQALRARLDPATRDQIELSRPAALRGYALALFDRSFAVTYALEAVAILVGLAGVAATMSGQTAARAREFGMLRHLGLAKRQILAMLALEGALLGAVGGLAGIGLGLVLAQVLIHVINPQSFHWTMATRLPGGTIAGIAAALIAAAAATAVLAGRRATARDALLAVREDW, from the coding sequence ATGGCGGCTGAGCCGGGGATCGTCTCGGGCCGGCTGGCGCTGCGCTGGCTGATCCTGGGCGCCTGGCGCGCGCATCCCGCGCGGCTGGCGCTGACCGCGCTGGCGATCGCGGTGGGCGTGGCGCTGGGCTTCGCGGTCCATCTCGTCAATGGCTCGGCGCTCGCCTCGTTCGAGGGCGCGGTGACGGGCGTCAACGGCGCCGCCGCGCTCCAGATCCGCGCCGCGACGCCGCTCGGCTTCGACGAGACGCTCTACCCGCGCATCGCCACAGCGCCCGGCGTCGCGGATGCGAGCCCGGTGGTGCGGCTCGACGCGCAAATCGGCGCGGCGCGGCTCACCCTGCTCGGCCTCGACGTGATGCGCGCCGGCCCGATCACGCCCAGCCTGATCGGCGCGCACCCGACCGGGCCCGATGCGCGCGGCGACGGCCTGTTCGCGCCCGATGCGCTGTTCCTCTCGCGCGGGGTGCTGCGCGCCGCCGGCGTGCGCCTGGGCCAGCGGGTGACGGTGCGCGCGCGCGGCCGCGCCGTGCCGTTCCGCGTCGTCGGCACGCTGCCGGGGCAGGGCGAGCAGGCCATCGGCACGATCGACATCGCCGCCGCGCAGAGCCGCTTCGATCGACTGGGCCGGCTCGACCGGCTCGATCTCGCGCTGAGCGATCGCGCGCTGGCGGAGCGGGCGCTGCCGCCGCGTCTGCCGCCGGGGGTGATGCTGACGAGCGGCGCCACCCAGGCCGCGCAGGGCAGCGCGCTGTCGCGCGCCTATCGCGTCAATCTCGACATGCTCGCGCTCGTCGCCTTGCTCACCGGCGGTTTTCTCGTCTTCTCGGCGCAATCGCTGGCGGTCGCGCGCCGCCTGCGCGAATTCGCGCTGCTCCGCACGCTCGGCCTGCCGGCGCGACACATCATCGCCGCGGTGGTCGCGGAGGGGCTGGCGATCGGGCTGGTCGGCGGGCTGGCGGGGCTGGCCGCCGGCGCGGGGCTCGCCCGGCTGGCGCTGCGCTGGTTCGGCGGCGATCTCGGCGCGGGCTATTTCAGCGGCCAGACGGTGCGGCTGGTGGCGCAGCCGGGCGCGGCGGCCGGCTTCTTCGCGCTCGGCCTCGCGGCGGCGGCGCTCGGCAGCCTGTTGCCGGCGCGGATCGCGGCGCGCGCCGCCCCCGCCGCCGCGCTCAAAAATGCCGGCGATCTGATCGATCCGCGCGCGCCGGTGGCGTGGAAGCCGGCGCTGCTGCTGCTCCTCGCCGGCGCCGGGGTGGCGCTGCTGCCGCCGCTCTACGGCCTGCCCTGGTCCGGCTTTGCGAGCATGGCGCTGCTGCTGGCGGGCGGCGTGGCGGGGGTGCCCTGGCTGGCGCGGCGGCTGCTCGCGCCGTGGCGCGGCTCGGAGCGGCTCGGCGTCGCGCCCGGCCTCGCCTTGCGCCACCTCGCGGGCGCGCCTTCCGAGGCGGCGACCGCGCTGTGCGGCATCGTCGCCTCGACCGCGCTGACGATCGCCATGGCGACGATGGTGACGAGCTTCCGCGGCGCGGTCGACAGCTGGCTGGGCGATGTGCTGGCCGCCGATCTGTTCGTGCGTGCCGATCCCGCCTCCGGCTTCGACGCGGCGACGCGCGCGCGGCTGGCGACGATTCCCGGCGTGCGGCGGATCGCCTTCAGCCGCCAGCTGCCGCTTAGCCTGCGCCCCGATCGGCCGCCCGTCACGCTGATCGCCCGGCCGCTGGCCGGGGGCGCCGATCCGCTGCTGGTGCCGCTTGGGCAGCGCGTGCCGCCGGCGCCGGGCACCGCGCCGCTCTGGGTGTCGGAACCGGCGGCGCGTCTCTATGGCTGGCGGGCCGGCGATCGGGTGACGCTGCCGCTCGGCCCGGCGGCGCGCTTCACGGTGGTCGGCCTGTGGCGCGATTATGCGCGCCAGTCGGGCGCGCTGGTGATCGACGCCGATCGCTACCAGGCGCTGACCGGCGATGCGCTGCGCGACGAGGCGGCGATCCTGCTGGCGCCCGGCGCGCAGCCCGATCGCGTCGGCCAGGCGCTGCGGGCGCGGCTCGATCCCGCCACCCGCGACCAGATCGAGCTGAGCCGCCCGGCGGCGCTGCGCGGCTATGCGCTGGCGCTGTTCGACCGCAGCTTCGCCGTCACCTATGCGCTGGAAGCGGTGGCGATCCTGGTGGGGCTGGCGGGGGTGGCGGCCACCATGTCCGGCCAGACGGCGGCGCGGGCGCGCGAATTCGGGATGCTGCGCCATCTCGGCCTCGCCAAGCGCCAGATCCTGGCGATGCTGGCGCTGGAGGGGGCGCTGCTCGGCGCGGTGGGCGGGCTGGCGGGGATCGGGCTCGGCCTGGTGCTGGCGCAGGTGCTGATCCACGTCATCAACCCGCAGAGCTTCCACTGGACGATGGCGACGCGGCTGCCGGGCGGCACCATCGCGGGCATCGCGGCGGCGCTGATCGCGGCGGCGGCGGCGACGGCGGTGCTGGCGGGGCGACGCGCCACCGCGCGCGACGCGCTGCTCGCGGTACGGGAGGATTGGTGA
- a CDS encoding ABC transporter ATP-binding protein: MIADGGAPVLAVSGLAKALPGGRRLFDGLDLNVRAGELVAVIGESGAGKSTLLNILAGLDEADQGAVAIAGTPLGPLDEAARTRLRRERIGFVFQAFHILPYLTLGQNVALPLALTNPDARHAAAAARAMLAAVGLEGRAEDYARDLSGGELQRVAIARALVHRPALILADEPTGNLDPETAGRVLALFAGAVHDGEAAAVMVTHSPATAAIADRVLTLTARGLVDKNGG, encoded by the coding sequence ATGATCGCTGACGGGGGGGCGCCGGTGCTGGCCGTATCGGGGCTGGCCAAGGCGCTGCCCGGCGGCCGGCGGCTGTTCGACGGGCTCGACCTCAATGTGCGGGCGGGCGAGCTGGTCGCGGTGATCGGCGAATCCGGGGCGGGCAAATCGACGCTGCTCAACATTCTCGCCGGGCTGGACGAGGCCGATCAGGGCGCGGTGGCGATCGCCGGCACCCCCCTCGGCCCGCTCGACGAGGCCGCGCGCACCCGCTTGCGGCGCGAACGCATCGGCTTCGTCTTCCAGGCCTTCCACATTCTGCCCTATCTCACGCTCGGGCAGAATGTGGCGCTGCCGCTGGCGCTGACCAATCCCGATGCGCGCCACGCCGCCGCCGCCGCGCGGGCGATGCTGGCGGCGGTCGGGCTCGAGGGGCGCGCCGAGGATTATGCGCGCGACCTGTCCGGCGGCGAGCTGCAGCGGGTCGCGATCGCGCGCGCGCTGGTGCATCGCCCGGCGCTGATCCTTGCCGACGAGCCGACCGGCAATCTCGATCCCGAAACCGCCGGGCGCGTGCTCGCACTGTTCGCCGGGGCGGTGCATGACGGCGAGGCGGCGGCGGTGATGGTGACGCACTCGCCCGCCACCGCCGCGATCGCGGACCGCGTGCTGACACTCACCGCGCGCGGCCTGGTGGACAAGAATGGCGGCTGA
- a CDS encoding DUF4126 domain-containing protein, with product MIRSLLIGALAGARALTPLAAVAQAARRGALPLDHGGPALLARGPFAWGALALAAGELAGDKLRDAPDRVIAPGLAARMTTAALAGAALAPRRQRGPAALASAATALGAAWLTWRLRQAAMRRFGQGVTGLIEDGLTVAGSALLVRSARRL from the coding sequence ATGATCCGATCGCTGCTCATCGGCGCGCTGGCCGGCGCGCGTGCGCTCACCCCGCTCGCGGCGGTGGCGCAGGCGGCGCGGCGCGGTGCGCTGCCGCTGGATCATGGCGGCCCGGCGCTGCTCGCGCGCGGCCCGTTCGCCTGGGGCGCGCTGGCGCTGGCGGCGGGCGAGCTGGCGGGCGACAAGCTGCGCGACGCGCCCGACCGCGTGATCGCGCCCGGCCTCGCCGCGCGCATGACGACGGCGGCGCTCGCCGGTGCTGCGCTCGCGCCGCGGCGTCAGCGTGGCCCGGCCGCGCTCGCGAGCGCCGCCACCGCGCTGGGCGCCGCCTGGCTGACCTGGCGCCTGCGCCAGGCGGCGATGCGCCGCTTCGGCCAGGGAGTGACGGGGCTGATCGAGGATGGGCTGACGGTGGCCGGGAGCGCGCTGCTCGTGCGGAGCGCGCGCCGCTTATGA
- a CDS encoding MFS transporter: MSSPPRRADGLALLAYASGNFGKNVLASTFDFFLLYLLTARWSVAPAAAGLVVMLGLVWDGAANPLLGRLMDRAGGGIDGYRRALLLGAPAVGLAFAIFFLAPDWPAGAMLAWALLLTLAFRTAFSWCDVAHNALIVPVARGHRATLVSGLRYLFSCLGALAIARVATPFLQTDHHATRATLGIAALAALAYVGTLWLSVLFVRAAPIDTAPPHPALAATIAPGRGGDAALISLLALAFLQALTLPLFVRSLAFIAADLLHRPAWLGLALTLFSLAQAAALPGWMLLARRLATPAALALAFAIAALAFAVAMVAPAALLLAIGLFGIGNAGIQMLIWALLPAAVERAGPRREAFSVALFLLALKAGGGLSGALLGLVLSVLGWRAAGGFAAGAGGLFLAITCLVPLTGALLCLPLLRLHARIGAAPARRQAAPAGRVPHPLAARA; this comes from the coding sequence ATGAGCTCCCCTCCCCGACGCGCTGACGGACTGGCGCTGCTGGCCTATGCCAGCGGCAATTTCGGCAAGAATGTCCTCGCGTCCACCTTCGATTTCTTCCTTCTCTACCTGCTCACCGCGCGCTGGTCGGTGGCGCCGGCGGCGGCGGGGCTGGTGGTGATGCTCGGGCTGGTCTGGGACGGCGCCGCCAACCCGCTGCTCGGCCGGCTGATGGACCGCGCCGGCGGGGGGATCGACGGCTATCGCCGCGCGCTGCTGCTCGGCGCGCCGGCGGTGGGGCTGGCCTTCGCCATCTTCTTCCTCGCGCCCGACTGGCCGGCGGGGGCCATGCTCGCCTGGGCGCTGCTGCTGACGCTCGCCTTCCGCACCGCCTTCTCCTGGTGCGATGTCGCGCACAACGCGCTGATCGTGCCGGTGGCGCGGGGCCATCGCGCAACGCTCGTGTCGGGGCTACGCTACCTGTTCAGCTGCCTTGGCGCGCTCGCCATCGCGCGCGTGGCCACGCCCTTCCTCCAGACCGATCATCACGCCACGCGCGCCACGCTGGGGATCGCGGCGCTGGCGGCGCTGGCCTATGTCGGCACGCTGTGGCTTTCGGTGCTGTTCGTCCGCGCCGCGCCCATCGACACCGCGCCGCCGCACCCGGCGCTGGCGGCGACGATCGCACCGGGACGCGGCGGCGACGCGGCGCTGATCAGCCTGCTCGCGCTCGCCTTTCTCCAGGCGCTGACGCTGCCGCTCTTCGTCCGATCGCTCGCCTTCATCGCCGCCGATCTGCTCCACCGCCCCGCCTGGCTCGGGCTCGCGCTGACGCTCTTCTCCTTGGCGCAGGCGGCGGCGCTGCCGGGCTGGATGCTGCTGGCCCGCCGCCTCGCCACCCCGGCGGCGCTGGCGCTGGCCTTCGCGATCGCCGCGCTCGCCTTTGCCGTGGCGATGGTGGCGCCGGCCGCGCTGCTGCTCGCGATCGGCCTGTTCGGCATCGGCAATGCCGGGATCCAGATGCTGATCTGGGCGCTGCTGCCGGCGGCGGTGGAGCGGGCCGGCCCGCGACGCGAGGCTTTCTCGGTGGCGCTTTTCCTGTTGGCGCTCAAGGCCGGCGGCGGGCTGAGCGGCGCGCTGCTCGGGCTGGTGCTGAGCGTGCTCGGCTGGCGCGCCGCGGGCGGCTTCGCGGCGGGCGCGGGCGGTCTCTTCCTCGCCATCACCTGTCTCGTCCCGCTCACCGGCGCGCTGCTCTGCCTGCCGCTGCTGCGGCTGCATGCACGGATCGGCGCGGCACCGGCCCGGCGGCAGGCCGCCCCCGCCGGCCGCGTGCCCCACCCGCTCGCCGCGCGCGCCTGA